One Natrinema halophilum genomic window carries:
- a CDS encoding YqjF family protein → MNEQRTDSSRWTFTGGSELKVPHVASMTWRDGLFAHWPVDPDELRPHIPGQMHLETRDGHAWVSILPFVLTNVGFRGTPSILRFAFAELAVRTRVRYRGEPGLYFFSIDIGNSLIATTIGQAARFPVSRARTRVSATERNHIRFSSERTGRDGGIPATFAAAYRPDGEPFTAEPNTLAYWLTARRRFYASTDRGVIAVEIAHEPWPLQPATASIEENTLFDSNGLPTPTDDPIFYYADKLSMTVSMPRRPGTPDSSHG, encoded by the coding sequence TGACCTGGCGTGATGGGTTATTTGCACACTGGCCGGTCGATCCAGACGAACTTCGACCGCACATCCCGGGGCAAATGCACCTCGAGACGCGGGACGGCCACGCCTGGGTGAGTATCCTCCCGTTCGTACTCACGAACGTCGGGTTTCGGGGAACGCCGTCGATACTGCGGTTCGCGTTCGCCGAACTCGCCGTCAGGACCCGCGTTCGGTATCGGGGCGAACCCGGCCTCTACTTCTTCAGCATCGATATCGGAAACTCGCTGATCGCCACGACCATCGGTCAGGCCGCTCGGTTTCCCGTTTCCCGTGCCCGGACGCGAGTCAGCGCGACCGAACGCAACCACATTAGATTCTCGAGCGAGCGGACGGGTCGAGACGGTGGCATTCCAGCCACGTTCGCTGCGGCCTACCGCCCTGACGGCGAACCGTTCACTGCCGAACCGAATACGCTCGCTTACTGGCTCACCGCACGTCGACGATTCTACGCGTCGACCGATCGCGGCGTTATCGCAGTCGAGATCGCACACGAACCGTGGCCGCTCCAGCCCGCTACCGCGAGTATCGAGGAGAATACACTGTTCGATTCCAACGGGCTGCCGACGCCGACCGACGATCCGATTTTCTACTATGCAGACAAACTGTCGATGACCGTCTCGATGCCACGTCGGCCCGGTACGCCGGATTCCTCTCACGGCTAA
- a CDS encoding ornithine cyclodeaminase family protein, translating to MNSLLLDSDDVDEYARLDAVIDAVEEAFAAFERGTTQMPAKSYIDLPQYNGDFRSMPAYLDTGEWDAAGLKWVNVHPDNPADHDLPTVLGTMIYSDPETAFPLAIMDGTSLTMKRTGAAAAVATDYLAVANASSLGLVGAGVQSYTQLEAISEVRPIETVVVSDPDEERVERFVAAFEDRFDIRGGSISEAGHCDVLSTVTPVEDPIVGLEDVGDHTHVNAIGADAEDKHELADEVLAAARIVIDDHEQCTHSGEINVPYSAGTLTDADIHGEIGELVVGTKEGRTDDLGITVFDSTGLAIQDVAAAHVVYEAARENEAGYDFEMIDSGR from the coding sequence ATGAACTCGCTACTTCTGGACAGCGACGACGTCGACGAATACGCACGACTCGACGCCGTCATCGATGCCGTCGAAGAGGCGTTTGCGGCCTTCGAACGCGGAACGACGCAGATGCCCGCGAAATCGTATATCGACCTTCCACAGTACAACGGTGACTTCCGGTCGATGCCCGCCTATCTCGATACGGGAGAGTGGGACGCCGCCGGGCTGAAGTGGGTCAACGTCCACCCGGACAACCCCGCTGACCACGACCTGCCAACCGTCCTGGGAACGATGATCTACTCCGACCCCGAAACCGCGTTCCCGCTGGCGATCATGGACGGCACGTCCCTCACGATGAAACGAACCGGCGCTGCGGCCGCCGTGGCCACGGATTATCTCGCCGTGGCGAACGCGTCGAGCCTCGGTCTCGTCGGGGCCGGCGTTCAGTCCTACACCCAACTCGAGGCGATCAGCGAGGTTCGCCCGATCGAGACCGTCGTCGTCTCGGATCCCGACGAAGAGCGGGTCGAGCGGTTCGTTGCGGCCTTCGAGGATCGATTCGATATCCGCGGCGGCTCCATTTCTGAAGCGGGTCACTGCGACGTACTCTCGACGGTGACGCCGGTCGAGGATCCGATCGTGGGCCTTGAGGACGTCGGCGACCACACCCACGTCAACGCCATCGGTGCCGATGCGGAGGACAAGCACGAACTGGCTGACGAAGTACTCGCAGCGGCGCGGATCGTCATCGACGATCACGAGCAGTGTACCCACTCTGGCGAGATCAACGTCCCCTACAGTGCGGGAACGCTGACGGATGCGGACATTCACGGGGAGATCGGCGAACTGGTCGTGGGGACGAAGGAGGGGCGGACCGACGACCTCGGCATCACTGTTTTCGACTCGACCGGGCTCGCGATACAGGACGTCGCGGCCGCACACGTCGTATACGAAGCCGCTCGAGAGAACGAGGCCGGGTACGATTTCGAAATGATCGATTCCGGCCGATAG